In Kwoniella pini CBS 10737 chromosome 5, complete sequence, the following are encoded in one genomic region:
- a CDS encoding heat shock protein sks2, whose amino-acid sequence MSADDVFEGAIGIDLGTTYSCVGVWANDRVEIIANDQGNRTTPSYVAFTEGERLIGDAAKNQSAMNPSNTVFDAKRLIGRRFDDSDVKKDMKHWPFAVIDKDGSPFVEVDYLNERKTFSPQEISAMVLTKMKEIAEAKLGKTVKKAVVTVPAYFNDSQRLATKDAGTIAGLEVLRIINEPTAAAIAYGLDEKTKEERNVLIFDLGGGTFDVSLLSITGKVFSVKATAGDTHLGGEDFDNTLLEHFKAEFKRKTKLDISDDARALRRLRSACERAKRTLSSVTQTTVEVDSLFQGEDFSANITRARFEEINAVAFKSTIEPVEKVLKDSKIPAAKVDDIVLVGGSTRIPKIQSLVSDLFDGRQLNKSINPDEAVAYGAAVQAAVLTGQTSDKTADLLLLDVAPLSLGVAMQGDIFGVVLPRNTPIPSNKSRVFTTVEDNQTTVMFPVYEGERTQCKDNRLLGEFELSGIPPMPRGQAELVCTFEVDANGLLKVSAQDRASGRKAQITIQNSVGRLSSEEIQAMIKDAEQFKNADKDFSARHEAKSDLEAYLHTCEQSISAPELAAKIKRGARGAVESEIAKALEVLEQEDATADQLKKAQLGVKRAMQKAMASAR is encoded by the exons ATGTCCGCTGACGACGTTTTCGAGGGTGCCATCGGTATCG ATCTTGGTACCACCTACTCATGTGTTGGTGTCTGGGCCAACGACAGAGTTGAAATCATTGCCAACG ACCAAGGTAACAGAACCACCCCATCTTACGTCGCTTTCACTGAAGGTGAACGATTGATCGGAGATG CCGCCAAGAACCAATCTGCTATGAACCCTTCAAACACCGTCTTCGACGCCAAGCGATTGATTGGTCGACGATTCGATGACTCTGATGTCAAGAAGGACATGAAG CACTGGCCTTTCGCTGTCATTGACAAAGATGGATCTCCTTTCGTTGAAGTTGACTACCTCAACGAGAGAAAGACCTTCTCCCCTCAAGAAATCTCCGCCATGGTCCTCACCAAAATGAAGGAAATTGCCGAAGCTAAACTCGGTAAGACCGTCAAGAAGGCCGTTGTTAC CGTTCCTGCCTACTTCAACGACTCTCAACGTCTTGCTACCAAGGATGCCGGTACCATCGCCGGTCTCGAAGTTCTCAGAATCATCAACGAACCTACCGCCGCTGCTATTGCTTACGGTCTCGATGAAAAGACAAAGGAAGAGCGAAACGTCCTCATCTTCGATTTGGGAGGTGGTACATTCGATGTATCCCTTCTTTCTATCACCGGTAAAGTCTTCTCCGTAAAGGCCACCGCTGGTGACACCCACTTGGGTGGAGAAGATTTCGACAACACCCTTCTCGAACACTTCAAAGCCGaattcaagagaaagaccAAGCTCGATATCTCTGACGATGCCCGAGCCCTCAGAAGATTGAGATCAGCCTGTGAAAGAGCCAAGAGAACCCTTTCTTCCGTCACCCAAACCACCGTTGAAGTTGACTCCCTCTTCCAAGGTGAAGATTTCTCCGCCAACATCACCCGAGCCAGATTCGAGGAAATCAACGCTGTTGCCTTCAAATCCACCATTGAGCCAGTTGAGAAAGTTCTCAAAGACTCTAAAATCCCTGCCGCCAAGGTTGATGACATTGTCCTTGTTGGTGGATCTACCCGAATCCCCAAAATCCAATCTCTCGTCTCTGACCTCTTCGACGGTCGACAACTCAACAAATCCATCAACCCTGATGAGGCTGTTGCCTACGGTGCCGCCGTTCAAGCTGCCGTCCTTACCGGTCAAACTTCCGACAAAACCGCCGATCTCTTGTTGCTCGATGTTGCTCCTCTTTCTTTGGGTGTTGCTATGCAAGGTGACATCTTCGGTGTCGTCCTTCCCCGAAACACCCCTATCCCCTCCAACAAATCCCGAGTTTTCACCACCGTTGAAGACAACCAAACCACCGTCATGTTCCCTGTTTACGAAGGTGAAAGAACCCAATGTAAAGATAACAGACTTCTCGGTGAATTCGAACTTTCTGGTATCCCACCCATGCCAAGAGGTCAAGCCGAGTTGGTTTGTACTTTCGAAGTTGATGCCAACGGTCTTTTGAAGGTCTCTGCTCAAGACAGAGCCTCCGGCCGAAAAGCTCAAATCACCATCCAGAACTCTGTTGGTCGACTCTCTTCCGAGGAGATCCAAGCCATGATCAAGGATGCTGAGCA ATTCAAGAATGCCGACAAAGACTTCTCTGCTCGACACGAAGCCAAATCCGACCTCGAAGCTTACCTCCACACCTGTGAACAATCCATCTCTGCCCCTGAACTCGCCGCCAAGATCAAGAGAGGAGCAAGAGGTGCCGTTGAGTCTGAAATCGCTAAAGCTCTTGAAGTTCTCgaacaagaagatgctACCGCTGATCAACTCAAAAAGGCTCAATTGGGTGTAAAGAGAGCTATGCAAAAAGCTATGGCTTCCGCTCGATAA